One window of Betaproteobacteria bacterium genomic DNA carries:
- a CDS encoding CoA-binding protein has translation MNEDHKAPLRALLNPRSIALIGASENPNKIGGRPLLYLGRHGYKGKVYPINPNRKDAQKYKCYPSLSALPETPEVAIVAVPGEAAVEAVRECASMGVRATVIYSSGFGETSDPLGVQRERAMVEAARAKGMRLIGPNSQGLANFGNGAVLNFSTMFIETPAKDGPIGIISQSGAMSVVPYALLRARGLGVRHCHATGNDADASVAELAAVVAEDPDLKLLLLYLESVRDAQALADAALIARERGLPIIALKSGRTAAGQEAARSHTGALANEDRVVDAFLEQHGIWRAQDVNEWVGSAELYLKGWKPMGSKSMGRKLVAISNSGAVCVMAADVATAAGMTMAPLSANTKEDLKKILPAFATTTNPIDLTAALLSNSALFSQILPVIAKDPAADAFLIGIPVAGEGYDVPAFAADSAVFAKRTGKPVVVSAPQAVVANRFKAQGMVVFTTESEAISALNQYLSHLEIVETARQRGGMVPIGVLREAPKDLTMLDEAQSLKAAAHYGLRVVDHRYCDNAEAAVAALHEFNEPVVIKGCSPTIAHKSEWGLVKLGVDNEADVRKLYDDFEKTLRMAGAVTNGVIVARKATGLRELMLGGRIDPVFGPVVIVGDGGKYVEALPDTQILLWPFNESDVYRAVKRLRIAPLFDGIRGDLPMDVIALADACMAVGRMLSEPDSKIVSVDFNPLILGAQGEGYHVVDGVVYESA, from the coding sequence ATGAACGAAGACCACAAAGCACCACTGCGGGCACTGCTCAATCCGCGCTCCATCGCCTTGATCGGCGCCTCGGAAAACCCCAACAAGATCGGCGGCCGGCCGCTGCTCTACCTGGGCCGTCACGGCTACAAGGGCAAGGTCTACCCCATCAACCCCAACCGCAAGGATGCGCAGAAGTACAAGTGCTATCCCTCGCTGAGCGCGCTGCCCGAGACGCCGGAAGTGGCGATCGTGGCGGTACCAGGTGAAGCGGCGGTCGAGGCCGTGCGCGAATGCGCAAGCATGGGCGTGCGCGCGACGGTGATCTACTCCTCCGGATTTGGCGAAACGAGCGATCCGCTTGGGGTGCAACGAGAACGTGCCATGGTGGAAGCCGCGCGGGCCAAGGGCATGCGCTTGATCGGCCCCAACTCGCAAGGCTTGGCCAATTTCGGCAATGGGGCGGTACTCAACTTCTCCACCATGTTCATCGAGACGCCGGCGAAGGACGGCCCCATCGGCATCATCAGCCAGAGCGGCGCCATGAGCGTGGTGCCTTATGCGTTATTGCGCGCGCGCGGGCTGGGGGTGCGCCATTGCCACGCCACGGGCAACGATGCCGATGCCAGCGTGGCGGAACTCGCCGCCGTGGTGGCGGAAGACCCAGACTTGAAATTGCTGTTGCTGTACCTGGAAAGCGTACGCGACGCGCAAGCCTTGGCCGATGCCGCGCTCATCGCGCGCGAGCGCGGCCTGCCCATCATCGCGCTCAAGTCCGGCCGCACGGCGGCAGGGCAGGAAGCGGCGCGCTCGCACACTGGGGCGCTGGCCAACGAAGACCGCGTGGTGGATGCATTCCTCGAGCAGCACGGCATCTGGCGCGCCCAGGATGTTAACGAGTGGGTGGGCTCGGCGGAACTCTACTTGAAGGGTTGGAAGCCTATGGGGTCGAAATCCATGGGCCGCAAACTGGTGGCCATCAGCAACTCCGGCGCGGTGTGCGTGATGGCGGCCGATGTGGCCACTGCCGCGGGCATGACCATGGCGCCGTTGAGCGCGAACACGAAGGAAGACCTGAAAAAAATTCTGCCGGCCTTCGCCACCACCACCAATCCCATCGACCTCACCGCCGCGCTGTTGAGCAACAGCGCCCTCTTTAGCCAGATTCTTCCGGTGATCGCCAAGGATCCCGCGGCGGACGCTTTCCTCATCGGCATCCCCGTCGCGGGCGAGGGGTACGATGTGCCCGCCTTCGCCGCCGATTCCGCGGTGTTCGCCAAGCGCACGGGCAAACCCGTGGTGGTCTCCGCGCCGCAAGCCGTGGTGGCTAACCGTTTCAAAGCCCAAGGCATGGTCGTGTTTACCACGGAAAGCGAGGCCATCTCGGCTTTGAATCAGTACCTTTCCCATCTGGAGATTGTCGAAACAGCCCGGCAAAGAGGCGGCATGGTGCCCATCGGGGTACTGCGCGAGGCACCGAAGGATCTCACCATGCTTGACGAAGCACAGAGCCTGAAAGCCGCCGCGCACTATGGATTGCGCGTGGTGGATCACCGCTATTGCGACAATGCCGAAGCCGCCGTGGCCGCCTTACATGAGTTCAACGAGCCGGTGGTCATCAAGGGCTGTTCGCCCACCATCGCCCATAAATCGGAGTGGGGCTTGGTCAAGCTCGGCGTGGACAACGAAGCGGACGTGCGCAAGCTCTACGACGATTTCGAGAAGACTTTGCGTATGGCCGGCGCCGTGACGAACGGAGTCATCGTCGCGCGCAAGGCCACCGGCCTGCGCGAGCTGATGCTCGGAGGGCGCATCGATCCGGTGTTCGGCCCCGTGGTCATCGTGGGCGATGGAGGCAAGTACGTGGAAGCCCTGCCGGATACCCAGATATTGCTGTGGCCCTTCAACGAAAGCGACGTCTATCGCGCCGTCAAGCGCCTGCGCATCGCGCCTCTATTCGACGGTATCCGGGGCGATCTACCCATGGATGTCATCGCGCTGGCCGATGCCTGCATGGCCGTGGGGCGGATGCTGAGCGAGCCGGATTCCAAGATCGTCAGCGTGGATTTCAACCCCCTCATCCTGGGGGCGCAAGGCGAGGGTTACCACGTGGTGGACGGCGTGGTCTATGAGAGCGCTTGA
- a CDS encoding DNA-binding protein: protein MSVLDWTHGEAGIAYQSCPACHAIWYMRRGFCPACGNVSPTTAQASGKGVVYAATVVTRAPAEALRAYAPYTIVLVDCAEGFRVMAHGEPGLKIGDAVAATFTEFGGRNIPLFRAQS, encoded by the coding sequence ATGAGCGTGCTCGATTGGACTCACGGCGAGGCGGGCATCGCCTACCAATCATGCCCCGCGTGCCATGCCATCTGGTACATGCGGCGCGGTTTTTGCCCCGCTTGTGGCAACGTATCTCCCACTACCGCGCAAGCTTCGGGCAAGGGCGTGGTGTATGCCGCCACCGTGGTCACGCGCGCACCGGCGGAAGCGCTGCGCGCGTATGCACCGTACACCATTGTGCTTGTGGATTGCGCCGAAGGCTTTCGCGTGATGGCTCATGGCGAGCCCGGACTCAAAATTGGCGATGCGGTCGCCGCAACCTTTACCGAGTTTGGCGGACGCAACATTCCCTTGTTTCGTGCGCAGTCGTAA
- a CDS encoding thiolase family protein: MSFLTGHGLLPYGKHPGRNTLDLMSDAATLALADAGLERKEVDGLICAYSTTFPHLMLSTTFAEHHGLAPTYAHGVQVGGATGFAMVMLAHHLVEAGVAKNVLVTAGENRLTGQTRDAAMTTLAQVGHSEYEVPLGATIPAYYALVASRYCHEYGIGERELAELAVLMRRHAVMHPGAQFRESITLEDVMKSKTIAAPLKLLDCCPVSDGGAAFVVSKERINDYGVRILGTGQAHTHQHVTTARSLTQFGAAACAQRAMRAAKIELKDVRYAAVYDSFTITLTILLEELGFAPRGQAGNMARDGHFSHDGAVPLNTHGGLLSYGHCGAGGAMAHLAETHAQMTGRAANRQVKDASLAFLHGDGGVMSSHVSLVMEQV; the protein is encoded by the coding sequence ATGTCTTTCCTCACCGGCCACGGCCTCCTCCCCTACGGCAAACACCCAGGACGCAACACGCTCGATCTGATGAGCGATGCCGCCACCTTGGCCTTGGCCGACGCGGGGCTGGAGCGCAAGGAGGTAGACGGCTTGATCTGCGCGTACTCCACCACCTTCCCGCATCTGATGCTCTCCACCACGTTCGCGGAACACCATGGCCTGGCCCCCACTTACGCGCATGGCGTGCAAGTGGGCGGTGCCACGGGATTCGCCATGGTCATGCTGGCGCATCACCTCGTGGAGGCGGGTGTGGCGAAGAATGTATTGGTCACGGCGGGGGAGAACCGCCTCACGGGACAGACGCGGGACGCGGCCATGACCACGCTCGCGCAAGTGGGTCACTCCGAATACGAAGTGCCCCTTGGCGCCACCATCCCCGCCTACTACGCGCTCGTGGCGAGCCGCTATTGCCACGAGTACGGTATTGGCGAACGCGAGCTGGCGGAACTCGCCGTGCTAATGCGTCGCCATGCCGTGATGCATCCCGGCGCGCAGTTCCGGGAGTCCATCACCTTGGAAGATGTGATGAAATCCAAGACCATCGCCGCTCCGCTCAAATTGCTCGACTGCTGTCCCGTATCCGATGGTGGCGCGGCCTTCGTGGTGAGCAAGGAGCGCATCAACGATTACGGTGTGCGCATCCTTGGAACCGGCCAGGCGCACACTCACCAGCATGTGACCACGGCAAGGAGCTTGACCCAGTTCGGCGCCGCCGCGTGTGCCCAGCGTGCGATGCGCGCCGCCAAAATCGAATTGAAGGATGTGCGCTACGCCGCCGTCTACGACAGTTTCACCATCACCCTCACCATCTTGCTGGAAGAACTGGGCTTCGCGCCACGCGGGCAAGCGGGCAACATGGCGCGCGATGGCCACTTCAGCCACGACGGCGCCGTGCCCTTGAATACCCATGGCGGCTTGCTTTCCTATGGCCACTGCGGTGCTGGCGGTGCCATGGCACATCTGGCGGAAACTCATGCGCAGATGACGGGGCGCGCGGCCAACCGGCAGGTGAAGGATGCATCGCTCGCCTTTTTGCACGGCGACGGCGGCGTGATGTCCTCGCATGTCAGCCTGGTCATGGAGCAAGTATGA
- a CDS encoding cyclase family protein: MNTTTRWKHRPEGSTWGDFGPDDQLGRLNLLTPARVLKAVQEVKTGKAFCLSLPLDYPGGNVLNPRRHPPVLRPTLRNGKPNMNYQLGKDNPDMTDVVNDDVAIIHLQYSTQWDSLAHVGQLFDADGDGQPEPVFYNGYRGGTDIVGPSSADDAGAVGILPVKSTSHAKALGVENMAANCVQGRGVMIDIHAHVGRERAVIGYDKLMRILEADSVVVEEGDMVCIHTGFSQLLLDLNRKPDLQTVDNSCAVLDGRDQKLLRWITDSGLVSLIADNYAVEAHPATSHPGCCAALPIHEHCLFKLGVNLGEMWYLTELAAWLRANKRSRFLLTAPPLRLPGAVGSPLTPIATV, from the coding sequence ATGAATACGACGACCCGTTGGAAGCACCGCCCGGAAGGATCCACCTGGGGAGATTTCGGCCCCGACGACCAACTCGGCCGCTTGAACCTCCTGACACCGGCGCGCGTCCTGAAGGCCGTGCAGGAGGTGAAGACAGGAAAAGCCTTCTGCTTGAGCTTGCCCTTGGATTACCCCGGCGGCAATGTTCTCAACCCCCGCCGTCATCCGCCAGTGCTGCGGCCCACCTTGCGCAACGGCAAGCCCAACATGAATTATCAGTTGGGTAAGGATAATCCGGACATGACGGACGTCGTCAACGACGACGTCGCGATCATCCATCTGCAGTACTCGACACAGTGGGATAGCTTGGCGCACGTCGGCCAGCTCTTCGATGCCGATGGCGATGGACAGCCCGAGCCGGTGTTCTATAACGGTTACCGCGGCGGCACCGACATCGTGGGCCCGTCTTCCGCTGACGATGCGGGTGCGGTGGGTATCCTCCCGGTGAAGTCTACTTCGCATGCCAAGGCGTTGGGCGTGGAGAACATGGCGGCCAACTGCGTGCAGGGGCGGGGGGTGATGATCGACATTCACGCCCACGTGGGGCGCGAGCGTGCTGTGATCGGCTACGACAAACTCATGCGGATACTGGAGGCAGACTCCGTCGTCGTGGAAGAAGGCGACATGGTTTGCATCCACACTGGCTTTAGCCAGCTATTGCTCGACCTCAACCGCAAGCCAGATCTCCAAACCGTGGATAACTCTTGCGCCGTGCTGGATGGCCGCGATCAAAAACTACTCCGATGGATCACGGACAGCGGGCTCGTTTCCCTGATCGCGGATAACTACGCGGTGGAGGCCCATCCCGCCACCAGCCACCCAGGCTGTTGCGCGGCCTTGCCCATCCACGAGCACTGCTTGTTCAAGCTCGGCGTGAATCTGGGAGAGATGTGGTACCTCACGGAACTCGCCGCATGGTTGCGCGCGAACAAACGCTCCCGCTTCCTGCTCACCGCCCCGCCGCTGCGCCTACCCGGCGCGGTCGGTTCTCCGCTCACCCCCATCGCCACCGTGTAA
- a CDS encoding ATP-binding protein, translated as MARLLDRPHLTARIKKALRRSPITALLGPRQCGKTTLAKQIAKDSASTYFDLENPLHLARLEQPMSALDGLRGLIVIDEVQRRPDLFRVLRVLADRPRKNTRFLILGSASPELIRQGSETLDGRIAFVEMAGFGLAETGPNDLDRLWVRGGLPRSYLARSLQDSLEWRQDFVRTFLERDIRALGINVPAASLRRLWMMLAHYHGQVLNVSEIARSLGEGHTTVRRHIDVLSGALVARQLQPWFENLGKRQIKAPKIYVRDSGLLHALLGIRDMSALGTHPKLGASWEGFVIEQIVGQAGERNAYFWATQSGAELDLVLMLGTRRIGVEVKYADAPRATKSMAIALRDLKLDALYIVYPGAEPYRLNQRTEVLPCAAALEAIAREGETR; from the coding sequence ATGGCACGCTTATTGGACCGCCCGCACCTCACCGCCCGGATCAAGAAGGCGCTTCGGCGTTCGCCAATCACCGCCCTTCTGGGACCGCGCCAGTGCGGCAAAACCACTCTTGCCAAGCAGATAGCGAAAGATTCCGCCAGCACCTATTTCGATCTGGAGAACCCCTTGCATCTCGCCCGTCTCGAGCAACCAATGTCCGCCCTGGACGGCCTGCGGGGGTTGATAGTGATCGATGAAGTACAACGCCGCCCGGACTTGTTTCGCGTGCTTCGCGTGCTGGCGGACCGGCCGCGAAAGAACACACGCTTTCTTATACTCGGTAGCGCCTCTCCGGAGCTGATTCGCCAAGGTTCGGAAACGCTGGACGGCCGTATTGCCTTTGTCGAGATGGCTGGTTTCGGTCTCGCGGAGACCGGTCCCAACGATCTGGACCGGCTTTGGGTACGAGGCGGCCTCCCCCGATCCTACCTCGCACGAAGCCTTCAAGACAGCCTTGAGTGGCGCCAAGATTTCGTTCGCACCTTCCTGGAGCGCGATATCCGGGCACTCGGTATCAATGTGCCCGCTGCATCTCTGCGAAGGCTATGGATGATGCTGGCTCATTACCATGGGCAAGTGCTCAATGTCTCCGAAATCGCGCGCTCGCTCGGCGAAGGCCACACCACCGTTCGCCGGCATATCGATGTGCTGAGCGGAGCGCTGGTGGCGCGGCAACTTCAACCATGGTTCGAAAATCTCGGTAAACGCCAAATCAAAGCCCCTAAGATTTACGTTCGAGATTCGGGATTGCTGCATGCCCTATTAGGCATTCGCGACATGAGTGCCCTGGGAACTCATCCAAAACTCGGCGCCTCCTGGGAAGGTTTCGTCATCGAACAAATCGTCGGACAGGCGGGTGAGCGCAACGCGTACTTCTGGGCAACGCAAAGCGGCGCCGAGTTGGATTTGGTGCTGATGCTGGGAACACGGCGCATTGGCGTCGAGGTAAAGTACGCGGATGCCCCGCGCGCAACGAAATCCATGGCCATCGCACTCCGGGATCTCAAGCTCGACGCCTTATACATCGTCTATCCCGGCGCCGAGCCTTACCGGTTAAATCAGCGCACCGAAGTGCTACCTTGCGCGGCTGCGCTCGAGGCCATAGCAAGGGAAGGAGAAACGCGCTAA
- a CDS encoding DUF1446 domain-containing protein: MKTTIRIGAGSAWWGDRIEPAALNAEKGDLDYLCFETMAEATVSAAQVRARRDPSFPGYDTYLDDRMQAVLPACLKRGTKIVTNQGWINPNAAAERIVHWLRHFGANGIKVAAVSGSVINDRVFELTETILENGKPTASLAGQIASAEVYLGAEPIVGALKQGAHIVVTGRAADPSIFMAPMMYEFGWDALDHAKLGAGNGIGHLMECGAQITGGYFADPGFKEVPQPWNLAFPIAEVNADGSVVITKVAGTGGVINLQTVKEQMLYEVHNPAYYITPDVVVDFTTAKLEQTGPDRVRVTHIGGKPRTPTLKVSIGCIEGFIGEDMFFYAGPGALQRAQLAKKILEERFKIVKLQAEELRIDFLGLNAIHADMTPRDAPEPYEVAVRVAARTKTREEAVKVGREVDGMAVSGVGMTGKRVPHQERTREIIGIWSSLVARDKIHPSIRIFES; this comes from the coding sequence ATGAAAACAACGATCAGGATTGGCGCGGGTTCCGCGTGGTGGGGCGACCGTATCGAGCCCGCGGCGCTCAATGCGGAAAAAGGCGATCTGGATTACCTGTGCTTCGAGACCATGGCGGAAGCCACCGTCTCCGCGGCCCAGGTACGAGCGCGGCGCGATCCAAGCTTCCCCGGTTACGACACCTATCTCGACGACCGCATGCAGGCGGTGCTCCCCGCTTGCCTCAAGCGCGGCACGAAGATCGTCACCAACCAGGGATGGATCAACCCCAACGCCGCCGCCGAGCGCATCGTGCATTGGCTGCGCCACTTCGGCGCCAATGGCATTAAGGTCGCCGCCGTTTCTGGCAGCGTCATCAACGATCGCGTGTTCGAACTCACAGAGACGATTCTGGAGAACGGCAAACCAACCGCATCGCTGGCCGGCCAAATCGCTTCCGCCGAGGTGTATCTCGGTGCCGAACCCATCGTTGGCGCCCTGAAGCAAGGTGCGCACATAGTCGTCACGGGGCGCGCCGCGGACCCCTCCATTTTCATGGCGCCCATGATGTACGAATTCGGTTGGGATGCCCTCGATCACGCCAAACTAGGAGCGGGAAACGGCATCGGGCACTTGATGGAATGCGGCGCGCAGATCACCGGCGGATATTTCGCCGACCCCGGTTTCAAGGAAGTACCGCAACCTTGGAATCTCGCCTTCCCCATCGCGGAGGTGAATGCGGATGGCAGTGTGGTGATTACGAAGGTGGCCGGCACCGGGGGCGTCATCAATCTACAAACGGTAAAGGAGCAAATGCTCTACGAAGTGCACAACCCCGCCTACTACATCACGCCAGACGTAGTGGTGGATTTCACCACCGCGAAGCTTGAGCAAACGGGACCGGACCGGGTGCGCGTGACCCACATCGGCGGTAAACCCAGGACACCCACCCTGAAGGTTTCCATCGGTTGCATCGAAGGCTTTATCGGCGAGGATATGTTCTTCTACGCCGGCCCGGGCGCCCTACAGCGCGCGCAATTGGCCAAGAAAATTCTGGAGGAGCGCTTCAAAATCGTGAAGCTTCAAGCCGAGGAACTTCGTATCGACTTCCTCGGCCTGAACGCGATTCACGCAGACATGACCCCGCGCGATGCGCCTGAACCCTACGAGGTCGCGGTGCGGGTGGCCGCGCGCACCAAGACGAGAGAAGAAGCCGTCAAGGTGGGCCGCGAAGTGGATGGCATGGCCGTCTCGGGCGTGGGCATGACCGGCAAGCGCGTGCCCCACCAAGAGCGTACGCGCGAGATCATCGGCATCTGGTCTTCGCTCGTGGCGCGCGACAAGATTCATCCTTCCATTCGGATTTTCGAGAGCTGA
- a CDS encoding VWA domain-containing protein, producing MGDEIAAPPSQPSSEVLKELDVPAKDNSLAKSKAEPQRHMREEKLFLGESAVAKRGIYPAVPSPALQSGEFSRYAPLPENTEKYQHIAQHSVQLVFEHPVSTFSIDVDTGSYANVRRFLNDGQLPPADAVRVEEMINYFPYAYASPSNHDPFAAHTEIAATPWNRDTHLLRIAIKGKDLAKASLPPANLVFLIDVSGSMDEPNKLPLLKSAFTLFTKELRAQDKVGIVVYAGASGVVLEPTSGAHQGKILAALDRLSAGGSTHGAAGIELAYRVARQAFIPDGINRVLLATDGDFNVGVTNFEALKNLIEQYRKTGISLSTLGFGTGNYNDQLMEQLAGAGNGHYSYIDTLNEARKALVDEFTSTLATIAKDVKIQVEFNPATVAEYRLIGYENRALNREDFNNDKVDAGDIGAGHTVTALYEIRLRGHGKSLTDPLRYQQSPQHASRTDEVALLRLRHKDPNGSDSKLMETAIRLQDERKNMEAASPEFRFAVAVAAFGQELKGGKYLGNYGYEDIHRLAQSAASEDKFGYRREFLELVKIARNLATNTESRLDIAQ from the coding sequence ATGGGCGATGAGATCGCGGCACCGCCATCGCAACCTTCTTCCGAGGTTCTCAAAGAATTAGATGTGCCCGCGAAGGACAATTCCCTAGCGAAAAGCAAAGCAGAACCGCAACGGCACATGCGGGAAGAAAAACTCTTCCTCGGCGAATCCGCGGTGGCGAAGCGCGGGATTTACCCAGCGGTCCCCTCGCCTGCCTTACAGTCCGGCGAATTTTCCCGCTACGCCCCGCTTCCGGAAAACACCGAGAAGTACCAGCACATCGCTCAGCATTCGGTGCAACTCGTTTTCGAACATCCGGTGTCCACTTTCAGCATCGACGTGGATACGGGTTCCTACGCGAACGTGCGCCGCTTCCTCAACGACGGGCAATTGCCACCCGCGGATGCGGTGCGCGTGGAGGAAATGATCAACTACTTTCCGTACGCCTACGCCAGCCCGTCCAATCACGATCCTTTCGCGGCACACACCGAAATCGCCGCCACCCCTTGGAACCGCGATACGCATTTGCTGCGTATCGCCATCAAGGGAAAGGACTTGGCTAAAGCATCGCTGCCTCCGGCCAACCTGGTGTTCTTGATCGACGTGTCGGGCTCCATGGACGAGCCCAACAAATTACCTTTGCTCAAATCCGCCTTCACACTCTTCACGAAAGAGCTTCGTGCGCAAGACAAGGTCGGCATCGTGGTTTACGCCGGAGCCTCGGGCGTGGTACTGGAACCCACATCGGGTGCCCATCAAGGCAAGATTCTCGCGGCCCTGGACCGCCTCTCCGCGGGCGGTTCCACTCACGGCGCGGCGGGCATCGAACTGGCCTACCGCGTGGCGCGGCAAGCCTTCATTCCCGATGGTATCAACCGGGTGTTGCTGGCCACGGACGGGGACTTCAATGTGGGCGTCACGAACTTCGAGGCGCTGAAGAACCTCATCGAACAATACCGCAAGACCGGAATTTCCCTTTCCACATTGGGCTTCGGCACGGGGAATTACAACGATCAATTGATGGAGCAACTGGCCGGTGCCGGCAACGGCCACTACAGTTACATCGATACGCTCAACGAGGCGCGCAAGGCATTGGTGGATGAGTTCACTTCCACGCTAGCCACCATCGCCAAGGACGTGAAGATTCAGGTTGAATTCAATCCTGCCACGGTGGCCGAGTACCGCCTTATCGGTTACGAGAACCGCGCGCTTAACCGCGAGGATTTCAATAACGACAAGGTGGACGCCGGCGACATCGGCGCGGGCCACACGGTGACGGCGCTCTACGAGATACGTCTTCGCGGCCACGGCAAGAGCCTCACCGATCCGCTACGCTACCAACAAAGCCCTCAACACGCTTCCCGTACTGACGAAGTGGCCCTCCTGCGACTACGGCACAAGGATCCGAATGGCAGCGACAGCAAGCTGATGGAGACCGCCATACGCCTGCAAGATGAGCGCAAAAACATGGAAGCCGCTTCGCCAGAATTTCGTTTCGCGGTGGCCGTCGCGGCCTTCGGCCAGGAACTGAAGGGCGGCAAGTATCTCGGTAACTACGGCTACGAAGACATCCACCGCCTAGCGCAAAGCGCGGCCTCGGAGGACAAGTTTGGTTACCGCAGGGAGTTTCTGGAATTGGTGAAGATAGCCAGGAATCTGGCCACGAATACTGAATCTCGCTTGGATATTGCGCAATAG
- the msrA gene encoding peptide-methionine (S)-S-oxide reductase has protein sequence MSSEKRETATLAGGCFWCIEAALRLAAGVEKAESGYMGGAESNPTYEAVCGGDTGHAEVARITFDPAAISFSGLLDMFFVIHDPTTLNQQGNDVGSQYRSVIFYHSGEQKRIAEEKIAQLIKDRIFDDPIVTEVTPATEFFAAENYHQEYFQKNPNPPYCRFVVATKVDKMRKQFGGKLKKA, from the coding sequence ATGAGCAGTGAAAAGCGCGAGACCGCCACGCTTGCGGGCGGATGTTTTTGGTGTATAGAGGCGGCGCTTCGGCTGGCAGCAGGCGTGGAGAAAGCCGAGTCGGGTTACATGGGCGGCGCCGAATCTAACCCAACCTATGAAGCGGTTTGTGGCGGGGATACGGGCCACGCCGAAGTGGCGCGGATTACTTTCGACCCCGCCGCGATTTCGTTTTCCGGTTTGCTGGACATGTTCTTCGTCATCCATGATCCGACAACCCTTAACCAGCAGGGTAACGACGTCGGATCGCAGTACCGGTCCGTGATCTTCTATCATTCGGGCGAGCAGAAACGCATCGCCGAGGAAAAGATCGCACAACTCATCAAAGACCGGATCTTCGACGATCCCATCGTCACTGAAGTAACCCCAGCCACGGAATTCTTCGCGGCCGAGAACTATCACCAAGAGTATTTCCAGAAAAATCCCAACCCGCCTTATTGCCGCTTCGTGGTGGCAACCAAGGTGGATAAGATGCGTAAGCAGTTTGGGGGGAAACTGAAGAAGGCGTGA